Proteins from a genomic interval of Oncorhynchus clarkii lewisi isolate Uvic-CL-2024 chromosome 13, UVic_Ocla_1.0, whole genome shotgun sequence:
- the LOC139365087 gene encoding general transcription factor IIF subunit 1-like isoform X1, translated as MASLGGSSSSSTEYIVRVPKNTSKKYSIMAFNSGDKVNCSSWTQARMERDMSNRRMYGVEETEEGAAGSEFGKKQREEARRKKFGIVTREFKVEDQPWILKVNGKAGKRFKGTKKGGITENASYYIFTQCPDGAFEAFPVNGWYNFVPQAKHRTLTAEEAEEEWGRRNKVVNHFSIMLQRRLREQERGPDDDDEEGEKGGKKKKKKGGRGGDLRIHDLEDDLELSSDESDSSGGEDGDSKPKKKEGDVKGKGKKKKKKKRGSDSEANEDSDDGDFEGLEVDYMSDESSSEEEVGEEKAKSNKEAVPKGIDEASESEEESEEEKQNEEEGKEEEEEEEGKKTPVQTKKKRDSSGESDTSEDSDIDGEAASALFMVKKRTPPKRGGGRGSGGSSRTGSRPGTPSIDSASTSNTLRAAASKLEQGKRQVVGGSSESPAAKRLKMESSSTAVTTQSPAPSGKSTPQPPSGKSTPSSSDVQLTEEAVRRYLIRKPMTTKDLLKKFQTKRTGLSSEQTVNVLAQILKRLNPERKNVNDKMHFYLTE; from the exons ATGGCGTCATTG GGTGGCAGCAGTTCCTCTTCTACAGAGTACATAGTCCGAGTCCCCAA gaacaCCAGTAAGAAGTACAGCATCATGGCCTTTAACTCTGGGGACAAAGTAAACTGCTCCTCCTGGACCCAG GCGCGTATGGAGCGGGACATGAGTAACAGGAGGATGTATGGTgtggaggagactgaggagggggCGGCAGGCAGTGAGTTTGGGAAGAAGCAGAGGGAGGAGGCACgcaggaagaagtttggaattgTCACCAGGGAGTTCAAGGTGGAGGACCAACCCTGGATCCTCAAGGTCAACGGCAAGGCAGGGAAGAG gTTCAAGGGTACGAAGAAAGGGGGCATAACGGAGAATGCGTCCTACTACATCTTTACCCAGTGTCCCGACGGGGCCTTTGAGGCCTTCCCCGTCAACGGTTGGTACAACTTCGTGCCCCAGGCCAAACACCGCACGCTGACCGccgaggaggcagaggaggagtggggcag gaGGAACAAGGTGGTGAACCACTTCAGCATCATGCTCCAGAGGCGCCTgcgggagcaggagagagggccGGACGATGACGACGAGGAGGGCGAGAAGGGggggaagaagaaaaagaagaagggaggaagaggaggggaccTGCGCATCCATGACCTGGAGGATGACCTGGAGCTGAGCAGTGATGAGAGTGACAGCAGTggaggagaag ATGGAGACAGCAAGCCCAAGAAGAAAGAGGGGGAtgtgaaggggaaggggaagaagaagaagaagaagaagaggggcaGTGACAGCGAGGCGAATGAGGACAGTGACGATGGAGACTTTGAGGGCCTGGAAGTCGACTACATGTCAGATGAGAGCAg TTCAGAGGAAGAGGTCGGCGAAGAGAAGGCCAAGTCCAATAAAGAGGCCGTTCCCAAAG GAATCGACGAGGCATcggagagtgaggaagagagcgaggaggagaaacagaacgaggaagaggggaaagaggaggaggaggaagaggaagggaagaAGACCCCAGTCCAGAcgaagaagaagagag acAGCAGCGGTGAGTCGGACACTTCGGAGGACAGCGACATCGATGGAGAGGCAGCCTCCGCTCTCttcatggtg AAGAAGCGTACTCCTCCTAAGCGCGGTGGTGGGCGTGGCTCTGGAGGCAGCTCCAGGACTGGCAGTCGCCCTGGAACACCGTCCATAGACTCCGCCTCCACCTCCAACACACTCCGAGCCGCCGCTAGCAAACTGGagcaag GTAAGAGACAGGTGGTGGGTGGTAGCTCTGAGTCTCCAGCTGCCAAGAGGCTGAAGATGGAGTCCAGCAGTACGGCTGTCACCACCCAGAGTCCTGCCCCCTCAGGGAAGAGCACGCCACAGCCCCCCTCAGGCAAATCAACCCCCAGTTCCAG TGACGTTCAGCTGACGGAGGAGGCGGTGCGTCGCTACCTGATCCGGAAGCCCATGACCACCAAGGACCTGCTGAAGAAGTTCCAGACCAAGAGGACTGGCCTGAGCAGCGAGCAGACGGTCAACGTCCTGGCCCAGATCCTCAAACGCCTCAACCCTGAGAGGAAGAACGTCAACGACAAGATGCACTTCTACCTCACAGAGTAA
- the LOC139365087 gene encoding general transcription factor IIF subunit 1-like isoform X2: MASLGGSSSSSTEYIVRVPKNTSKKYSIMAFNSGDKVNCSSWTQARMERDMSNRRMYGVEETEEGAAGSEFGKKQREEARRKKFGIVTREFKVEDQPWILKVNGKAGKRFKGTKKGGITENASYYIFTQCPDGAFEAFPVNGWYNFVPQAKHRTLTAEEAEEEWGRRNKVVNHFSIMLQRRLREQERGPDDDDEEGEKGGKKKKKKGGRGGDLRIHDLEDDLELSSDESDSSGGEDGDSKPKKKEGDVKGKGKKKKKKKRGSDSEANEDSDDGDFEGLEVDYMSDESSSEEEVGEEKAKSNKEAVPKGIDEASESEEESEEEKQNEEEGKEEEEEEEGKKTPVQTKKKRDSSGESDTSEDSDIDGEAASALFMVKRTPPKRGGGRGSGGSSRTGSRPGTPSIDSASTSNTLRAAASKLEQGKRQVVGGSSESPAAKRLKMESSSTAVTTQSPAPSGKSTPQPPSGKSTPSSSDVQLTEEAVRRYLIRKPMTTKDLLKKFQTKRTGLSSEQTVNVLAQILKRLNPERKNVNDKMHFYLTE, translated from the exons ATGGCGTCATTG GGTGGCAGCAGTTCCTCTTCTACAGAGTACATAGTCCGAGTCCCCAA gaacaCCAGTAAGAAGTACAGCATCATGGCCTTTAACTCTGGGGACAAAGTAAACTGCTCCTCCTGGACCCAG GCGCGTATGGAGCGGGACATGAGTAACAGGAGGATGTATGGTgtggaggagactgaggagggggCGGCAGGCAGTGAGTTTGGGAAGAAGCAGAGGGAGGAGGCACgcaggaagaagtttggaattgTCACCAGGGAGTTCAAGGTGGAGGACCAACCCTGGATCCTCAAGGTCAACGGCAAGGCAGGGAAGAG gTTCAAGGGTACGAAGAAAGGGGGCATAACGGAGAATGCGTCCTACTACATCTTTACCCAGTGTCCCGACGGGGCCTTTGAGGCCTTCCCCGTCAACGGTTGGTACAACTTCGTGCCCCAGGCCAAACACCGCACGCTGACCGccgaggaggcagaggaggagtggggcag gaGGAACAAGGTGGTGAACCACTTCAGCATCATGCTCCAGAGGCGCCTgcgggagcaggagagagggccGGACGATGACGACGAGGAGGGCGAGAAGGGggggaagaagaaaaagaagaagggaggaagaggaggggaccTGCGCATCCATGACCTGGAGGATGACCTGGAGCTGAGCAGTGATGAGAGTGACAGCAGTggaggagaag ATGGAGACAGCAAGCCCAAGAAGAAAGAGGGGGAtgtgaaggggaaggggaagaagaagaagaagaagaagaggggcaGTGACAGCGAGGCGAATGAGGACAGTGACGATGGAGACTTTGAGGGCCTGGAAGTCGACTACATGTCAGATGAGAGCAg TTCAGAGGAAGAGGTCGGCGAAGAGAAGGCCAAGTCCAATAAAGAGGCCGTTCCCAAAG GAATCGACGAGGCATcggagagtgaggaagagagcgaggaggagaaacagaacgaggaagaggggaaagaggaggaggaggaagaggaagggaagaAGACCCCAGTCCAGAcgaagaagaagagag acAGCAGCGGTGAGTCGGACACTTCGGAGGACAGCGACATCGATGGAGAGGCAGCCTCCGCTCTCttcatggtg AAGCGTACTCCTCCTAAGCGCGGTGGTGGGCGTGGCTCTGGAGGCAGCTCCAGGACTGGCAGTCGCCCTGGAACACCGTCCATAGACTCCGCCTCCACCTCCAACACACTCCGAGCCGCCGCTAGCAAACTGGagcaag GTAAGAGACAGGTGGTGGGTGGTAGCTCTGAGTCTCCAGCTGCCAAGAGGCTGAAGATGGAGTCCAGCAGTACGGCTGTCACCACCCAGAGTCCTGCCCCCTCAGGGAAGAGCACGCCACAGCCCCCCTCAGGCAAATCAACCCCCAGTTCCAG TGACGTTCAGCTGACGGAGGAGGCGGTGCGTCGCTACCTGATCCGGAAGCCCATGACCACCAAGGACCTGCTGAAGAAGTTCCAGACCAAGAGGACTGGCCTGAGCAGCGAGCAGACGGTCAACGTCCTGGCCCAGATCCTCAAACGCCTCAACCCTGAGAGGAAGAACGTCAACGACAAGATGCACTTCTACCTCACAGAGTAA